In Verrucomicrobiia bacterium, the following proteins share a genomic window:
- a CDS encoding ATP-binding cassette domain-containing protein, with protein MLLRAENVTKRFGGVTAVDGVSFEIPRGKILSLIGPNGAGKTTFFNCVTGLSSPEAGALYFGGAKT; from the coding sequence GTGCTGCTGCGCGCCGAAAACGTGACCAAGCGCTTCGGCGGCGTCACCGCGGTCGACGGCGTGAGCTTCGAGATTCCCCGCGGCAAGATCCTCAGCCTGATCGGCCCGAACGGCGCGGGCAAAACGACTTTTTTCAACTGCGTGACCGGCCTTTCATCCCCGGAAGCGGGCGCGCTTTATTTCGGCGGCGCGAAAAC
- a CDS encoding branched-chain amino acid ABC transporter permease, protein MKPISISSRAWVWFVLGLLFIFPLVNGNNYHRDVMVTAGIFMILALGLNVIVGYAGILNLGYAAFYAVGAYTYALVNIHFHMPFWAGIWVSGAAGALFGMLLAWPALRLGGDYLAIVTLGAGEIVRIALNNVDEVTGGPNGLLGIQHPTLWFPKMNFGVKPLPYYYLVFAIVGILVFMLRRLESSRLGRSWVALREDELAASCMGINPMWAKLSSFGIGGFIAGIAGCIFASKQGTVSPDSFDFILSVMVLAMVVLGGLGNIEGVLIGAFMLSILPELLRGFEIYRMLLFGVAMILIMLFRPQGLLGESRHVEEFRRKKEKAPA, encoded by the coding sequence ATGAAGCCCATTTCCATTTCCTCGCGCGCCTGGGTGTGGTTCGTGCTCGGCCTGCTTTTTATTTTCCCGCTCGTCAACGGCAATAACTACCACCGCGACGTCATGGTGACGGCCGGAATTTTCATGATCCTGGCGCTCGGCCTCAACGTGATCGTGGGGTACGCGGGCATTCTCAATCTCGGCTATGCCGCGTTCTACGCCGTGGGCGCCTATACCTATGCGCTCGTCAACATCCACTTCCACATGCCGTTCTGGGCCGGCATCTGGGTGAGCGGCGCGGCCGGCGCTCTTTTCGGCATGCTGCTCGCGTGGCCCGCGCTGCGCCTCGGCGGCGATTATCTCGCGATCGTCACGCTCGGCGCCGGCGAAATCGTGCGGATCGCCCTCAACAACGTGGACGAAGTCACGGGCGGCCCCAACGGCCTTCTCGGCATCCAGCATCCCACGCTCTGGTTCCCTAAAATGAATTTCGGCGTGAAGCCGCTTCCTTATTATTACCTGGTCTTCGCGATCGTCGGCATCCTGGTTTTCATGCTGCGCCGGCTCGAGTCTTCGCGGCTCGGCCGTTCGTGGGTCGCGCTGCGCGAGGACGAGCTCGCCGCGTCCTGCATGGGTATCAATCCCATGTGGGCGAAGCTTTCGTCCTTCGGCATCGGCGGCTTCATCGCCGGCATCGCGGGCTGCATCTTCGCGTCGAAGCAGGGCACCGTGTCGCCCGACAGCTTCGATTTCATTCTTTCGGTCATGGTGCTGGCCATGGTCGTGCTCGGAGGCCTGGGCAACATCGAAGGCGTGCTCATCGGCGCGTTCATGCTGAGCATCCTGCCCGAGCTTCTGCGCGGCTTCGAGATCTACCGCATGCTGCTGTTTGGTGTCGCCATGATCCTCATCATGCTGTTCCGGCCGCAGGGCCTTCTGGGCGAGTCGCGCCATGTCGAAGAGTTCCGCAGGAAAAAAGAAAAGGCGCCGGCGTGA
- a CDS encoding branched-chain amino acid ABC transporter permease, which produces MTAADVFLQQVVNGLTIGMIYALIALGYTMVYGIVQLINFAHGEIFMVGAYIGLFICLIFQRAGTGSGNLVFFLPTMMLFVMAGTALLGWIVEKSTYKPLRHAPRLAPLITAIGVSFVLQNAVMLLFGPADKSFPSVIPIHKFDLANVTITNLQVLIAVISISLMAALHFFIQYTTTGKAMRALADDIKAASLMGINVDRVIAMAFCVGSALAGAGGVLFGLYYSTINFHDGYLAGLKAFTAAVLGGIGNIPGAMIGGVLIGVLEGLGAGYLSSEWKNVFAFFILILILLFRPSGLLGARVVKKV; this is translated from the coding sequence GCAGCCGACGTTTTCCTGCAGCAGGTGGTCAACGGCCTGACCATCGGCATGATTTACGCCCTCATCGCTCTCGGTTACACCATGGTGTACGGCATCGTCCAGCTCATCAATTTCGCCCACGGCGAAATTTTCATGGTGGGCGCCTACATCGGCCTCTTCATCTGCCTGATTTTCCAGAGAGCCGGCACCGGTTCGGGCAACCTCGTTTTTTTTCTTCCCACCATGATGCTGTTCGTCATGGCGGGCACCGCGCTCTTGGGCTGGATCGTGGAAAAGAGCACGTACAAGCCGCTTCGCCACGCGCCGCGCCTTGCGCCGCTCATTACGGCCATCGGCGTTTCCTTCGTGCTGCAGAACGCGGTCATGCTGCTCTTCGGCCCCGCGGATAAAAGTTTCCCCTCGGTCATTCCCATCCATAAGTTCGATCTCGCGAACGTCACCATCACCAATCTGCAGGTCCTGATCGCCGTCATCTCGATTTCGCTCATGGCCGCGCTGCACTTTTTCATCCAGTACACGACCACCGGCAAGGCCATGCGCGCGCTGGCCGACGACATCAAGGCCGCGAGTCTCATGGGCATCAACGTGGACCGCGTGATCGCCATGGCCTTTTGCGTGGGCTCGGCGCTGGCCGGCGCGGGCGGCGTGCTGTTCGGCCTTTATTACAGCACCATCAATTTCCATGACGGCTACCTCGCGGGCCTGAAAGCATTCACGGCCGCGGTGCTCGGCGGTATCGGCAACATCCCGGGCGCCATGATCGGCGGCGTTCTCATCGGCGTGCTGGAAGGCCTCGGCGCGGGCTATCTCTCGTCCGAATGGAAAAACGTTTTCGCGTTCTTCATCCTGATCCTTATCCTGCTGTTCCGGCCTTCCGGCCTGCTCGGCGCCCGCGTGGTGAAAAAAGTATGA